The following coding sequences lie in one Phycicoccus duodecadis genomic window:
- a CDS encoding GNAT family N-acetyltransferase, translating into MPTVRCAPTRELSAETLYALMRLRQDVFVLEQACLYPDLDGRDLEAATVQWWAEGADGSVVATLRVLDDGAGVARIGRVATAASARGAGVAAELMGGALAAARGPVVLDAQPYLEGWYARFGFARDGDEFVEDGIPHVPMRLAR; encoded by the coding sequence GTGCCCACCGTCCGTTGCGCCCCCACGCGCGAGCTGTCCGCCGAGACCCTGTACGCGCTGATGCGGCTGCGCCAGGACGTGTTCGTCCTCGAGCAGGCGTGCCTGTACCCCGACCTCGACGGGCGCGACCTCGAGGCGGCCACCGTGCAGTGGTGGGCCGAGGGGGCGGACGGGTCGGTCGTGGCGACGCTGCGGGTGCTCGACGACGGCGCCGGCGTGGCGCGCATCGGGCGGGTGGCGACGGCGGCGTCCGCGCGGGGGGCCGGGGTGGCGGCCGAGCTCATGGGCGGGGCGCTCGCGGCGGCGCGGGGCCCGGTGGTGCTCGACGCCCAGCCCTACCTCGAGGGGTGGTACGCCCGGTTCGGGTTCGCGCGCGACGGCGACGAGTTCGTCGAGGACGGCATCCCGCACGTGCCGATGCGCCTCGCTCGCTGA
- a CDS encoding enoyl-CoA hydratase-related protein yields MSSERVRVEADGPIGRITLNAPERLNAVDPDMCAAVVEAVRAFDADPQVRVIALGGEGRGFCSGAPLTAEGAQMGVLDAGAELVRALLATRTPVVALVHGVAAGIGVPMALACDYVLAADEAPFVLAFARIGLMPDGGSTALVAASVGRARAMRLALTGEKLDGATAADWGLVAESVPAAGFAARADALLAAFAGGATLALAETKAAINAASVDVEGALGREDTGQRMLGGTADHREGAAAFVAKRPAEFRGH; encoded by the coding sequence ATGAGCAGCGAGCGGGTCCGCGTCGAGGCGGACGGCCCCATCGGACGGATCACCCTCAACGCCCCGGAGCGGCTCAACGCCGTCGACCCGGACATGTGCGCGGCCGTGGTCGAGGCCGTGCGCGCCTTCGACGCCGACCCGCAGGTGCGCGTCATCGCGCTCGGCGGCGAGGGCCGCGGGTTCTGCTCCGGCGCCCCGCTGACGGCCGAGGGCGCGCAGATGGGTGTGCTCGACGCCGGCGCCGAGCTGGTGCGGGCGCTCCTGGCCACCCGCACGCCGGTCGTCGCGCTGGTCCACGGGGTGGCGGCCGGCATCGGGGTGCCCATGGCCCTGGCCTGCGACTACGTGCTGGCCGCCGACGAAGCCCCGTTCGTGCTGGCCTTCGCCCGCATCGGCCTGATGCCCGACGGTGGCTCGACCGCGCTGGTGGCGGCGTCGGTGGGCCGGGCCCGCGCAATGCGCCTGGCCCTCACCGGTGAGAAGCTCGACGGCGCCACTGCGGCCGACTGGGGGCTGGTGGCCGAGTCGGTGCCGGCGGCGGGGTTCGCGGCCCGGGCCGACGCCCTGCTCGCGGCCTTCGCCGGCGGGGCCACCCTGGCGCTGGCCGAGACCAAGGCGGCCATCAACGCGGCGAGCGTCGACGTCGAGGGCGCGCTGGGTCGCGAGGACACCGGCCAGCGGATGCTCGGCGGAACGGCCGACCACCGCGAGGGCGCCGCGGCGTTCGTCGCCAAGCGCCCGGCGGAGTTCCGCGGCCACTGA
- a CDS encoding CaiB/BaiF CoA transferase family protein, which yields MTTGPLAGVRVAELGGIGPGPFAAMVLAELGADVVRVDRPGERNVLALQGGLRRSRPSIAVDLKHPDGVAVVRRLLEDADVLLEGFRPGVLERLGLDPAALLTANPRLVVGRMTGWGQDGPWASRAGHDITYAALSGTLHALGPRERPVAPVPLVGDFGGGAMYLVAGVLAALVSRGVTGRGQVVDAAMVDGSAHLLSMVHGMLGAGAWRDERAANLVDGGAPFYDVYECADGRFVAVGALEPQFWAELVAVLGVGGEFEQADRATWPAQRAAFTAAFASRTRDEWAAVFEGTDACVAPVLSLAEASAHPHLAARRTFVDGPGGTPVPAPTPRFSGTPQAGPGPEPVPGADTTTYLSARGFTAAEVDALLASGAVAQA from the coding sequence ATGACGACCGGGCCGCTGGCCGGCGTCCGGGTGGCCGAGCTCGGCGGCATCGGGCCCGGGCCGTTCGCCGCGATGGTCCTGGCCGAGCTCGGCGCCGACGTGGTGCGCGTCGACCGGCCGGGGGAGCGCAACGTGCTGGCGCTCCAGGGCGGCCTGCGGCGCTCGCGGCCCAGCATCGCGGTCGACCTCAAGCATCCGGATGGCGTGGCGGTGGTGCGGCGGCTGCTCGAGGATGCCGACGTGCTCCTCGAGGGCTTCCGCCCCGGTGTGCTCGAGCGGCTCGGGCTCGACCCGGCCGCGCTGCTGACCGCCAACCCCCGCCTGGTCGTCGGCCGGATGACCGGCTGGGGGCAGGACGGGCCCTGGGCATCGCGGGCCGGGCACGACATCACGTACGCGGCGCTGTCGGGGACCCTGCACGCGCTCGGGCCGCGCGAGCGCCCGGTGGCGCCGGTGCCGCTGGTCGGCGACTTCGGCGGCGGCGCGATGTACCTCGTGGCCGGGGTGCTGGCGGCGCTGGTGTCGCGGGGCGTCACCGGGCGCGGGCAGGTCGTCGACGCCGCCATGGTCGACGGCAGCGCCCACCTGCTGTCGATGGTGCACGGGATGCTCGGCGCCGGCGCCTGGCGTGACGAGCGGGCCGCCAACCTGGTCGACGGGGGTGCGCCCTTCTACGACGTGTACGAGTGCGCCGACGGCCGCTTCGTGGCGGTCGGGGCCTTGGAGCCGCAGTTCTGGGCGGAGCTCGTGGCCGTGCTGGGCGTCGGGGGCGAGTTCGAGCAGGCCGACCGCGCCACCTGGCCGGCCCAGCGCGCGGCGTTCACCGCGGCCTTCGCGTCGCGCACCCGGGACGAGTGGGCGGCGGTCTTCGAGGGCACCGACGCGTGCGTGGCGCCGGTGCTGTCGCTGGCCGAGGCGTCGGCGCATCCCCACCTGGCGGCCCGGCGCACCTTCGTCGACGGTCCGGGCGGCACGCCGGTGCCGGCACCCACGCCGCGGTTCTCGGGCACCCCGCAGGCGGGGCCGGGCCCGGAGCCCGTGCCCGGGGCGGACACCACGACGTACCTGAGCGCGCGGGGTTTCACCGCCGCCGAGGTCGACGCGTTGCTGGCGTCGGGGGCGGTCGCCCAGGCCTGA
- the fgd gene encoding glucose-6-phosphate dehydrogenase (coenzyme-F420), with translation MTTSQRLRVGYKASAEQFDPAGLAGFAVLAEELGLDSVTISDHFQPWRLEGGHAPNSIAWMSWVLARTERIMLGTSVMTPTFRYNPPVVAQTFATMACLAPGRVMLGVGTGEALNEIAVGSVTEGEWPEFKERFARLREAVTLMRRLWTEPRVTFEGEYYRTEDAAIYDRPDQPVPVYVAAGGPMVARYAGRHGDGFICTSGKGEELYRDQLVPAVDEGLDKAGRGHDDIDRMIEIKVSYDPDPEQALENTRFWAPLSLSAEQKHSIHSPEEMERAADELPIEQVAKRWVVTSKPEDVVEALRFYTDLGFDHLVVHGPGHDQERFLRTFTEQVVPGLRELVPAAR, from the coding sequence ATGACGACGTCGCAGCGACTCCGGGTCGGGTACAAGGCCTCCGCCGAGCAGTTCGACCCCGCCGGCCTGGCCGGCTTCGCGGTCCTGGCCGAGGAGCTCGGGCTCGACTCGGTCACCATCTCCGACCACTTCCAGCCGTGGCGCCTCGAGGGTGGCCACGCCCCCAACTCCATCGCCTGGATGTCGTGGGTGCTCGCGCGCACCGAGCGGATCATGCTCGGCACCTCGGTGATGACGCCGACCTTCCGCTACAACCCGCCGGTGGTCGCGCAGACCTTCGCCACGATGGCGTGCCTGGCTCCCGGCCGCGTCATGCTCGGGGTCGGCACCGGTGAGGCCCTGAACGAGATCGCGGTGGGCTCGGTCACCGAGGGCGAGTGGCCCGAGTTCAAGGAGCGCTTCGCCCGCCTGCGCGAGGCCGTCACGCTGATGCGGCGGCTCTGGACCGAGCCGCGGGTCACCTTCGAGGGCGAGTACTACCGCACCGAGGACGCCGCGATCTACGACCGCCCCGACCAGCCGGTGCCCGTCTACGTCGCCGCCGGCGGACCGATGGTGGCGCGCTACGCCGGGCGCCACGGCGACGGCTTCATCTGCACCTCCGGCAAGGGCGAGGAGCTCTACCGCGACCAGCTGGTGCCGGCGGTCGACGAGGGGCTCGACAAGGCCGGCCGCGGCCACGACGACATCGACCGGATGATCGAGATCAAGGTCTCCTACGACCCCGACCCCGAGCAGGCCCTCGAGAACACCCGCTTCTGGGCGCCGCTGTCGCTGAGCGCCGAGCAGAAGCACTCCATCCACTCACCCGAGGAGATGGAGCGCGCCGCCGACGAGCTGCCGATCGAGCAGGTCGCCAAGCGGTGGGTGGTCACCTCGAAGCCCGAGGACGTCGTCGAGGCGCTGCGGTTCTACACCGACCTCGGCTTCGACCACCTCGTGGTGCACGGGCCGGGCCACGACCAGGAGCGTTTCCTGCGCACCTTCACCGAACAGGTCGTGCCCGGGCTGCGCGAGCTCGTCCCCGCCGCGCGGTGA
- a CDS encoding DUF1345 domain-containing protein yields MRHPRRHLLVAGLLLALTALLVPLPAAASWPAHVLLGWSVGAVAFSVPVLVLSHRMSAGATADLFEGADGGRTETDVIVVLAAFASLGAIGVMLGGSGGSRAFEAGVTMLAVGASWLAIHSVYTLRYARHYLVNEPGCIQFEGSDPPRLSDFAYLSFTLGMTYQVSDTDLQTSEVRRIVLRHTLLSYLFGTVIVAATINLVVGLASGG; encoded by the coding sequence GTGCGCCACCCCCGACGTCATCTGCTCGTGGCCGGGCTGCTGCTCGCGCTCACCGCCCTGCTCGTGCCGCTCCCCGCTGCCGCCTCGTGGCCGGCCCACGTCCTGCTCGGATGGTCCGTCGGTGCCGTCGCGTTCAGCGTCCCCGTGCTGGTCCTGAGCCACCGGATGAGCGCCGGGGCCACCGCCGACCTGTTCGAGGGGGCGGACGGGGGGCGCACCGAGACCGACGTGATCGTGGTCCTGGCGGCCTTCGCCAGCCTGGGCGCGATCGGCGTGATGCTGGGCGGCAGCGGGGGGAGCCGGGCGTTCGAGGCCGGCGTGACGATGCTCGCGGTCGGCGCCAGCTGGCTGGCCATCCACAGCGTCTACACCCTGCGCTACGCCCGCCACTACCTCGTCAACGAGCCCGGGTGCATCCAGTTCGAGGGGTCCGACCCGCCGCGGCTGTCCGACTTCGCGTACCTGTCCTTCACCCTCGGCATGACCTACCAGGTCTCCGACACCGACCTGCAGACCTCCGAGGTCCGGCGCATCGTGCTGCGGCACACGCTGCTGAGCTACCTCTTCGGCACCGTCATCGTGGCGGCGACGATCAACCTCGTCGTGGGACTCGCCTCCGGCGGCTGA
- a CDS encoding Glu/Leu/Phe/Val family dehydrogenase: protein MASDPRDPAAAADLTDLAALSGHEQVVFCTDAATGLRAVIALHSTALGPGLGGTRFHPYPSMAAALGDALRLSRAMSYKNALAGLDHGGGKAVILGDPATDKTPELLRAYGRFVESLGGRYVTACDVGTYVADMDVVAEETRWATGRSPERGGAGDSSELTALGVFQGMRAAAQHVWGEPTLAGRRVGIAGVGKVGSRLADRLLDDGAEVVVTDVDAAAVARVTGRHPEVGTAPDAATLAAQDLDVFSPNALGAALDDTTVDALRARVVCGGANNQLAHAGTAARLAGRGIVYTPDFLVNAGGVIQVSDELHGFDMERAAGRTRAIFDSTLEVLRAAEAEGTTPAEAADRLAERRMAAGGRTPWLPSTT from the coding sequence ATGGCCTCCGACCCCCGCGACCCCGCCGCCGCCGCCGACCTCACCGATCTCGCCGCCCTGAGCGGCCACGAGCAGGTCGTGTTCTGCACCGACGCCGCCACGGGGCTGCGAGCCGTCATCGCGCTGCACTCCACCGCCCTCGGGCCAGGCCTCGGCGGCACCCGCTTCCACCCCTACCCCTCGATGGCCGCGGCCCTGGGCGACGCGCTGCGCCTCTCGCGCGCGATGTCGTACAAGAACGCGCTGGCCGGTCTCGACCACGGCGGCGGCAAGGCCGTCATCCTCGGCGACCCCGCCACGGACAAGACGCCCGAGCTGCTGCGCGCCTACGGCCGCTTCGTCGAGTCGCTCGGCGGCCGCTACGTGACCGCCTGCGACGTCGGCACCTACGTCGCCGACATGGACGTCGTCGCCGAGGAGACCCGGTGGGCCACCGGCCGCTCGCCCGAGCGCGGCGGGGCGGGCGACTCCTCGGAGCTGACCGCCCTCGGGGTCTTCCAGGGGATGCGCGCCGCCGCCCAGCACGTCTGGGGCGAGCCCACCCTGGCGGGGCGGCGCGTCGGCATCGCCGGAGTGGGCAAGGTGGGCTCCCGGCTGGCCGACCGCCTGCTCGACGACGGGGCCGAGGTCGTCGTCACCGACGTCGACGCGGCCGCCGTGGCCCGGGTCACCGGGCGCCACCCGGAGGTCGGGACCGCCCCCGACGCCGCCACCCTGGCCGCCCAGGACCTCGACGTCTTCAGCCCCAACGCCCTGGGCGCCGCCCTCGACGACACCACCGTCGACGCCCTGCGCGCCCGCGTGGTGTGCGGGGGGGCCAACAACCAGCTGGCCCACGCGGGCACCGCCGCGCGGCTGGCCGGCCGGGGCATCGTCTACACCCCGGACTTCCTGGTCAACGCCGGTGGCGTCATCCAGGTCAGCGACGAGCTGCACGGCTTCGACATGGAGCGCGCGGCCGGGCGCACCCGCGCGATCTTCGACAGCACCCTCGAGGTGCTGCGGGCGGCCGAGGCGGAGGGCACCACCCCGGCCGAGGCCGCCGACCGGCTGGCCGAGCGCCGGATGGCCGCCGGTGGGCGCACCCCCTGGCTGCCGTCCACCACGTGA
- a CDS encoding DUF3073 domain-containing protein: protein MGRGRAKAKQTKVARELKYFSPDTDLSALERELHTQTSPGGGAAERDRDDDDDYDSWATGRR, encoded by the coding sequence ATGGGGCGCGGCCGAGCCAAGGCCAAGCAGACGAAGGTCGCCCGCGAGCTGAAGTACTTCAGCCCGGACACCGACCTCTCGGCACTTGAGCGAGAACTGCACACGCAGACCAGTCCCGGTGGCGGCGCCGCCGAGCGCGACCGGGACGACGACGACGACTACGACTCCTGGGCCACCGGCCGGCGCTGA
- a CDS encoding purine-cytosine permease family protein has protein sequence MSTPTAAETRRLGVETTGIEIIDEAERTASPRDLFWPWFAANVSVFGISYAAFVLGFGISVGQGVVVAVLGIVVSFLLCGVVAVAGKRGSAPTMILSRASFGVVGQKVPGVISWLTSIGWETFLAITAVLATATVFQRLGFSGGAATKVVAAVVVALLIVSASVAGYHVIMRLQSVLTWLTGIVTVMFVVIVLVQGTITWDAVAAVPAGPTGAVVGAFVMVMTGFGLGWINIAADWSRYQRRDASDRAVVVWNTVGGSVAPVVLVCFGLLVAASDPKVATGIASDPVGALATILPTWFLVPFLVAVILSLVSGAVLGIYSSGLTLLSLGVRIPRPAAALVDGVILTLGTFFVVFVAKDFLGPFQSFLITLGVPLAAWAGIFIADLVLRRRDYDWGPGGSDALFDARGRYGAVDWVSVGTMVVASVLGWGLVVNGFAQDAAWNNWQGYLLEPLHLGTYVTTGEGAPYWDGTWPYANIGVILAFVLGLVVTGVARRSTVRRQEQATAEPASAPVA, from the coding sequence ATGAGCACGCCCACTGCCGCCGAGACCCGCCGCCTCGGCGTCGAGACCACCGGCATCGAGATCATCGACGAGGCCGAGCGCACCGCGTCGCCCCGTGACCTCTTCTGGCCGTGGTTCGCGGCCAACGTGTCGGTCTTCGGCATCTCCTACGCGGCCTTCGTGCTGGGCTTCGGCATCTCCGTCGGGCAGGGGGTGGTGGTCGCCGTCCTCGGCATCGTGGTGTCCTTCCTGCTGTGCGGCGTCGTCGCCGTCGCCGGCAAGCGCGGCTCGGCCCCCACGATGATCCTGTCGCGAGCCTCCTTCGGGGTCGTGGGCCAGAAGGTGCCGGGCGTCATCTCGTGGCTGACCTCGATCGGCTGGGAGACCTTCCTGGCCATCACCGCCGTGCTCGCCACCGCCACGGTCTTCCAGCGCCTCGGGTTCAGCGGCGGCGCGGCCACCAAGGTCGTCGCCGCGGTCGTCGTGGCGCTGCTCATCGTCAGCGCCTCGGTGGCCGGCTACCACGTCATCATGCGGCTGCAGTCGGTCCTGACCTGGCTCACCGGCATCGTCACGGTCATGTTCGTGGTCATCGTGCTCGTCCAGGGCACCATCACGTGGGATGCCGTCGCCGCCGTCCCGGCGGGCCCCACCGGTGCCGTCGTCGGGGCCTTCGTCATGGTCATGACCGGATTCGGGCTCGGCTGGATCAACATCGCCGCCGACTGGTCCCGCTACCAGCGCCGTGACGCCTCCGACCGCGCGGTCGTCGTCTGGAACACCGTCGGCGGCTCGGTCGCCCCGGTCGTGCTGGTCTGCTTCGGCCTGCTGGTCGCCGCCTCCGACCCGAAGGTCGCCACCGGCATCGCCAGCGACCCCGTCGGCGCGCTGGCCACCATCCTGCCGACCTGGTTCCTGGTGCCGTTCCTGGTGGCGGTCATCCTGTCGCTCGTCTCGGGCGCCGTGCTCGGCATCTACTCCTCCGGCCTGACGCTGCTCTCGCTCGGTGTGCGCATCCCGCGCCCGGCCGCGGCCCTGGTCGACGGCGTCATCCTCACCCTCGGCACGTTCTTCGTGGTGTTCGTCGCGAAGGACTTCCTGGGGCCGTTCCAGTCCTTCCTGATCACCCTCGGCGTGCCGCTGGCCGCCTGGGCCGGCATCTTCATCGCCGACCTGGTCCTGCGCCGGCGCGACTACGACTGGGGCCCTGGTGGCTCCGACGCCCTCTTCGACGCCCGCGGCCGCTACGGCGCCGTCGACTGGGTGTCGGTCGGGACGATGGTCGTCGCCTCCGTGCTGGGCTGGGGGCTGGTCGTGAACGGGTTCGCCCAGGACGCCGCGTGGAACAACTGGCAGGGCTACCTGCTCGAGCCGCTGCACCTCGGCACCTACGTCACCACCGGTGAGGGCGCCCCCTACTGGGACGGCACCTGGCCCTACGCCAACATCGGCGTCATCCTGGCCTTCGTACTCGGGCTCGTGGTCACCGGGGTCGCGCGCCGGTCCACGGTCCGGCGGCAGGAGCAGGCCACGGCCGAGCCGGCGTCCGCACCCGTCGCCTGA
- a CDS encoding cysteine hydrolase family protein has translation MPGPDGWLVVVDPQVVFADPGASPWGSPMFGDAVGGMVALAREFGPERTVVTRFVADPGLGGSWEPYYREWPFALVPDGDPLYKVVPELEGLAGHVVTAGTFGKWPVLSGLVAPGDRVTLAGVATDCCVISTALPMADAGVRVEVAARACAGSTPENHARALAAMALFAPQIVV, from the coding sequence ATGCCGGGCCCCGACGGCTGGCTCGTCGTCGTCGACCCGCAGGTGGTCTTCGCCGACCCCGGCGCGTCGCCCTGGGGCTCGCCGATGTTCGGCGACGCCGTGGGCGGGATGGTCGCGCTGGCGCGTGAGTTCGGACCCGAGCGCACGGTCGTCACGCGCTTCGTGGCCGACCCCGGGCTGGGCGGCTCCTGGGAGCCGTACTACCGCGAGTGGCCGTTCGCGCTGGTGCCCGACGGCGACCCGCTCTACAAGGTGGTGCCCGAGCTCGAGGGGCTGGCCGGGCACGTGGTGACCGCCGGGACGTTCGGCAAGTGGCCGGTGCTCTCGGGGCTGGTGGCGCCCGGCGACCGGGTCACCCTGGCCGGGGTGGCCACCGACTGCTGCGTCATCTCCACGGCCCTGCCGATGGCGGACGCCGGCGTGCGGGTCGAGGTCGCGGCGCGAGCCTGCGCGGGCTCGACCCCCGAGAACCACGCGCGAGCGCTCGCGGCGATGGCGCTGTTCGCGCCCCAGATCGTGGTCTGA
- the purM gene encoding phosphoribosylformylglycinamidine cyclo-ligase gives MTEPSETERPTGITYAAAGVDVEAGDRAVELMKESVRRATRPEVLGGLGGFAGMFDASALATYRRPVLATSTDGVGTKVAIAQALDRHDTIGFDLVGMVVDDIVVCGAEALFMTDYIACGKVVPERIAAIVSGVAAACAQARVALVGGETAEHPGLLGPDEYDVAGAATGVVEYDDVLGPQRVRAGDVVLGLASSGLHSNGYSLVRRVVDHAGWALDRHVDEFGRTLGEELLEPTRVYAADLLDLVRLEGVDVHALSHVTGGGLAANLARVLPDSVHARLDRASWTPPPVFSTVASLGGVPRADLERTLNMGVGFVAVLPAASVDAASAHLEARGIRTWVMGEVHPAAEADAAPGEVVRGAKGVDGGSVELVGDHPRA, from the coding sequence GTGACCGAGCCCAGCGAGACCGAGCGGCCCACCGGCATCACCTACGCGGCGGCCGGGGTCGACGTCGAGGCCGGCGACCGGGCCGTCGAGCTGATGAAGGAGTCGGTGCGCCGCGCCACCCGCCCCGAGGTGCTGGGCGGCCTCGGCGGCTTCGCCGGGATGTTCGACGCCAGCGCGCTCGCCACCTACCGTCGCCCGGTGCTCGCGACCTCGACCGACGGGGTCGGCACCAAGGTCGCGATCGCGCAGGCCCTCGACCGGCACGACACCATCGGCTTCGACCTGGTCGGGATGGTCGTCGACGACATCGTGGTCTGCGGCGCCGAGGCGCTGTTCATGACCGACTACATCGCGTGCGGCAAGGTCGTGCCCGAGCGGATCGCCGCCATCGTGTCGGGCGTCGCCGCCGCCTGCGCCCAGGCCCGGGTGGCCCTCGTGGGGGGAGAGACGGCCGAGCACCCCGGCCTCCTCGGGCCCGACGAGTACGACGTGGCGGGCGCGGCCACGGGCGTCGTCGAGTACGACGACGTGCTGGGCCCGCAGCGGGTCCGTGCGGGCGATGTCGTCCTCGGGCTCGCCAGCAGCGGGCTGCACTCCAACGGCTACTCGCTGGTGCGCCGCGTGGTCGACCACGCCGGCTGGGCCCTCGACCGGCACGTCGACGAGTTCGGGCGCACCCTCGGCGAGGAGCTGCTCGAGCCCACCCGCGTCTACGCGGCCGACCTGCTCGACCTCGTGCGGCTCGAGGGGGTCGACGTGCACGCGCTGTCGCACGTCACGGGCGGCGGCCTGGCCGCCAACCTGGCGCGGGTGCTGCCCGACTCGGTGCACGCCCGGCTCGACCGTGCCTCGTGGACGCCGCCACCCGTGTTCTCCACCGTCGCGTCGCTGGGGGGTGTGCCCCGCGCCGACCTGGAGCGCACCCTGAACATGGGCGTCGGGTTCGTGGCGGTGCTTCCGGCCGCCTCGGTCGACGCCGCGAGCGCCCACCTCGAGGCCCGCGGCATCCGGACCTGGGTCATGGGTGAGGTGCATCCCGCGGCCGAGGCCGACGCCGCCCCCGGCGAGGTCGTGCGCGGGGCCAAGGGCGTCGACGGCGGCTCCGTGGAGCTCGTCGGCGACCACCCGCGCGCCTGA
- the pntB gene encoding Re/Si-specific NAD(P)(+) transhydrogenase subunit beta, with product MSATLVQGAYVVAGLLFILALAGLSRHETARRGNRLGIAGMAVALVATVLAATFGAGGSGWLGLLLILVAMAIGAAVGLDRARKVEMTGMPELIALLHSFVGLAAVLVGWNSSYEVAPYPTIHDIEVFVGVFIGAVTLTGSIVAFLKLSARIPSKPLMLPYRNGINLGALGLFVVLTVVYVAVPEHAVFVRHALLGLVTLLALALGWHLVASIGGGDMPVVVSMLNSYSGWAAAAAGFLLSNDLLIITGALVGSSGAYLSYIMCRAMNRSFISVIAGGFGVEGGTTADDTDYGDHREITAEGVASLLSDASSVVITPGYGMAVAQAQYPVAALTRALRERGVDVRFGIHPVAGRLPGHMNVLLAEAKVPYDIVLEMDEVNDDLAATDVVLVIGANDTVNPAAAEDPTSPIAGMPVLRVWEAKDVVVFKRSMATGYAGVQNPLFFRENTQMLFGDAKDRVEDILRAL from the coding sequence ATGAGCGCGACCCTGGTCCAGGGCGCGTACGTCGTCGCCGGCCTGCTCTTCATCCTCGCCCTCGCGGGCCTCAGCCGGCACGAGACCGCCCGGCGCGGCAACCGGCTGGGTATCGCCGGGATGGCCGTGGCGCTGGTCGCCACCGTGCTGGCGGCCACCTTCGGCGCCGGCGGCTCCGGGTGGCTGGGACTGCTGCTCATCCTGGTCGCGATGGCCATCGGAGCCGCGGTCGGCCTCGACCGGGCCCGCAAGGTCGAGATGACCGGGATGCCCGAGCTCATCGCGCTCCTGCACAGCTTCGTCGGGCTGGCGGCCGTGCTGGTGGGCTGGAACAGCTCGTACGAGGTGGCCCCCTACCCGACCATCCACGACATCGAGGTGTTCGTCGGGGTCTTCATCGGGGCCGTCACCCTCACCGGCTCGATCGTCGCGTTCCTGAAGCTCTCGGCGCGCATCCCGTCCAAGCCGCTGATGCTCCCGTACCGCAACGGGATCAACCTCGGGGCGCTCGGGCTCTTCGTCGTGCTGACCGTCGTCTACGTGGCGGTGCCCGAGCACGCCGTCTTCGTCCGGCACGCTCTGCTGGGCCTGGTCACGCTGCTGGCGCTGGCCCTCGGCTGGCACCTGGTCGCCTCGATCGGCGGGGGCGACATGCCGGTCGTGGTGTCGATGCTGAACAGCTACTCCGGCTGGGCGGCGGCGGCGGCCGGCTTCCTGCTGAGCAACGACCTGCTGATCATCACCGGCGCGCTCGTGGGCTCCTCGGGTGCGTACCTGTCGTACATCATGTGCCGCGCCATGAACCGCTCGTTCATCTCCGTGATCGCCGGGGGCTTCGGGGTCGAGGGCGGCACCACGGCCGACGACACCGACTACGGCGACCACCGCGAGATCACCGCCGAGGGTGTGGCATCCCTGCTCTCGGACGCGTCGTCGGTCGTCATCACGCCCGGCTACGGGATGGCCGTCGCGCAGGCGCAGTACCCGGTTGCGGCGCTGACCAGGGCGCTGCGGGAGCGGGGCGTCGACGTCCGCTTCGGCATCCACCCGGTGGCCGGGCGGCTGCCCGGCCACATGAACGTGCTGCTGGCCGAGGCCAAGGTCCCCTACGACATCGTCCTCGAGATGGACGAGGTCAACGACGACCTGGCCGCCACCGACGTGGTCCTGGTCATCGGGGCCAACGACACCGTCAACCCGGCTGCGGCCGAGGACCCCACCTCGCCCATCGCGGGGATGCCGGTCCTGCGGGTGTGGGAGGCCAAGGACGTGGTGGTGTTCAAGCGGTCGATGGCCACCGGGTACGCGGGCGTGCAGAACCCGCTGTTCTTCCGCGAGAACACCCAGATGCTGTTCGGCGACGCCAAGGACCGGGTCGAGGACATCCTCAGGGCCCTGTGA